GGAAAATATGCTTCGTGACTGGCCGGAAGCTTTTTCTAAACAAAAAGAAAAATTCCAGGCACTTACTGCAGAGAAATTCTCTGCTCAGTTTTTAGAGAAAAGACCGGAAGCACTGGAAAGGTTCACTGACATTCTGGACCTGCTTTCCGATGATTCATGGCTTTTGTTTCAAAATTATATCTTATCAGCTGCCAATAGTCACGAAAGACTTGCTTTTATCAGACAAACTGCCGACACATTAGAAGGTTTTCTGCAGGAAGAAGGCATTGAATTTTCACTGAGCGCCGGCGACATAAGCGCATTTTCAATATCCCTTAAAAAAGCAGTTGAATCGAAGGAATCAGCTGTTTCCGGATTTTTCTGGGAGATTTTTGGGAAGGAAAAAAAGATAATTGAAAAAGTAGCGCGTGAAAACGGACTTTCCATTTCATTGGATGATCTCAAAAAACTCCAGATACGGTTGAGGAACCGGCAGGAGCTGGAGAGCTGGTTGCGGAATGACAGTTTGGGGTTTGAATTTGTTAAGTCAAATTATGAAGACAGTCAGCCCGGGGTTGCTCATTCTCAATTCTTCAAGCAGGCAGAAGCCGCCGCGGACGCCGCAGTCCGGGCAAATTTGCAGCCCTGGTATCCAATATTGACAAAAATAGCAGCTCAATGCCTGGATTACACCTCATTTGAATCGACGTTGAAAGGTCTGCGGGCGTGGTTGGAAACCTGGACCCGAATGGAAAAGGGAATGCTCCCTTACCTGTTGCCGGCGCAGATAGATAAACTGATTCAGGAGCCACACGATTATGCGGGCGATCTTCTTATTTCGCTGAACCGGGATTTCGATTCGCTGGCAGATATGGACAGAATTTTTTCCGAAATGCCGTTGATCTGGCAGAATACCACTTCGCTTGTGGTTGAAGAAAGTAGAAAAACCGGATTGAATAGTACTGACGCAATGGTTGACCTATTTGAAAATAGCGTCAAGCTAGCCTGGATTGAACATATTGAGACCAGATATCCTGAGCTCCGATCTGTTACATCTCTTAAAATGGGTCAATGGGAAACCGAACTTCAGGCGAGTATCAGATTAAAACAGAAACTTAGCATTGATATCAATGCTATCAAATTGCGGGAAGGGACTTATCATGATATTGAAAAAAACCGTCTGGGGAACCCAGTAACGTACCGGGAACTAGGGCATCAGGTAACCAAAAAGCGGAAGATATGGCCTATCAGAAAACTGATGGACAGTTATTCAGAGGAGGTTTTTTCGCTGGTACCTTGCTGGATGGCCTCTCCCGAAGCGGTATCTGCTATTTTTCCTATGCTGCAGAATCTTTTTGATCTGGTAATATTTGATGAAGCTTCCCAATGCTATGCCGAATATGGTTTGCCAGCCGCATTTCGAGGCAAACAGCTCGTTGTTACGGGTGATAGCAAACAGTTGCCGCCGAGCGATTTGTACAAAGTCAGATATGAGGATAGGACCGGGGAGGAGGATTTTACGGCTGCAATAGAAATCGAATCGCTGCTGGATCTGGCGGCGCAGTCGATGGAGCAATTTCAGCTAACGGGGCATTACCGCAGTCAGTCACTTGACCTGATCGATTTTTCCAACAAAAATTTTTATAAAGGGACATTAAAACTTTTACCTGAGTTTCGGGACATTAATACGAACCGGCCCGGCATTCAGTATATTAAAACCGATGGTGTCTGGAAGAATAATATAAATACGGTTGAAGTCGGGAAAGTGACAGAACTGGTGAGGGAACTGGCTTTGACGGGTAAAAGTCTGGGGATTGTGACATTCAATTTTTATCAGCAGGCAGCTATACTGGACAGTCTCGAAAAGGAAAATACAAGTATTCCCGATCTTTTTGTCAAGAATATAGAGAACGTCCAGGGCGACGAACGTGATATTATCATATTCTCGATGGGTTACGCACCCGACGAGCGCGGCAAACTTTTAATGCAATTCGGGAGCCTGAATATGCCCGGGGGAGAGAACCGGCTGAATGTGGCTATTACCAGGGCACGGGAACGTATTTACTTCGTTACCAGCTTGTGGCCGGCACAGTTACAGACTGAGCAAACTGCCAATGCTGGGCCTAAGATTCTGAAAGCATATCTCGAATATGCACTGGAAGTATCAGAGGGCCGTTTTGAGCCCTCTCCTGCACCTGTCAGGAATTTTCGGGCAGACTGGTTACTGAAGGAGCGTATTATCAAATTTAACGCCGACTACAAAAAAGAGCTTCCATTCGGAGACATTACCGTAAAACCGGAAGGGGCCTATAAAGGTCTGATCCTGACAGACGATGATCTCTATCACGAGAGCAAGTCGTCAAAAGAACCACACGCTTATCTGCCCCTTCTCCTTCGCATGAAAAACTGGCCTTTCAAGCGGGTTTACAGCCGCGAGTATTGGTCAGGTACCCTTGAAATGGATATATTATAACTCTCTGATGCGGATGTTCCGAAAGGAAACTTTGTCGCCGTGATCCTGCAAAGCGATTTTTCCCTTTGGCGAAGCGCCGAAGCCTTCCCAGGTTTTGAATTTGCTGTTGGCTACCATTTTCTCCCAATCTCCGCCCTGAGTTGGAAAATCAACTACTTTCTTGCCATTCAGCCAGCTTTCACCGCGGCCGCCTTTGATTACCACTTTTGCCTTGTTCCACTGTCCCGCAGGTTTCACCGTTTTGAAATCGTCAGGTGGCAGCATATCGTAGAGTGAGCCCGATTTGTGATTACCGTTTTTGCCAGCCTTCGCGTCAGGGTGTTTTACATCGTCCAATATCTGAATCTCCGGGCCGGTTGAGTACGGGCAGCAGTATTTTTTATCTTCAATCACATGGTAAATGATCCCGCTGTTACCAGCCTCGGCTATTTTCCATTCGAGTTCCAGCTCAAAATCACCGTATTCTTTGTCCGTAACCAGGTCCTTTCCTCCTTTTTCGGTAAGAACAATCGCATTGTCCTGCACTTTCCACTGTGGCAATACTTCGTCGGACTGCCAGCTGTGCCAGCCGTTCAGTGTTTTTCCATCAAAAAGGGTCACCCATTTCCCTTTTCCCTGTGCTTCGGCGTCATTTGATGAAAAAGCCAATGCGATTATCGCTACCAGTGATGCTCTGCTGAAAGCTTTCCAATTCATGTAATTCATGTTGTGTTTGTTAAAAATTTGGATCACAATATTAAGTACTTTTGAGTTTTTAAATACTTATTCTGGCTGAAAGTTCAGCGCCTATAATTTTGTTGCGAGGTACGTGAATTAAACTTTTTAAAATGGCTTCTATATTTTCAAAAATCGTAAACGGAGAAATTCCTTCCCATAAAATTGCCGAAACGGATGAGTTTCTTGCGTTTCTGGATGCATTTCCAATCGCGATAGGGCATACGCTTGTTATTCCCAAAAAGGAAGTGGACTATCTTTTTGACCTCGACGACGATACTTATTCGAGGCTGCTGCTGTTTGCAAAAAGCATTGTTCCGGCACTTGAAAAAACGGTTCCGTGCCTGAGAATAGGAGTGAGTGTAATTGGTTTGGAAGTGCCTCATGCTCATGTTCATTTGCTACCACTGAATAGCATGGCTGACGCAGATTTTAGCGAAAAAATCAAGGTATCGCAGGAAGAGCTGGCAGCACTTGCTACGCGGATCCGGGAGAACTTTTAGTGCAGATCAATAGAAAGAGAAGTCCTTTCGTACCCCCAGCATAAAACCGTGGGTTTTTCTGTAAAGATCGCCGATATCGGTTGCGTAGGATCCTTTTACCGTAAGGCCGCCGAGGACATCAACTTTGGTTTGCAGGGCAAACAAACCTGAGAATTGTTTCGGGATGCTCAGGTATTTTTCAAGGTAGGTACCGTAGTTGAGCGAATAGGAAAGCTTTGTCTGCCACTCCAATCTCCTGAAAAGCGTCCCTTTTAATCCAAGGTGATATAGGAGTACGCGGTTGTTACTGGTAAAATTGTTCGCATATCTCGGCCATTTCCAGTCTGTCTGAGAAGTAGGAGGAATAAATGGCGTACCAATCGTCCTGTCAAAATAGGACCAGCCATCACGTACCTGCTGGTTGTTGAAATAGTTGTCGTGCCCGCGGTATTTTCCGTTCTGGAGCACAAAAATATCTCCGCCCTGATTTTTGGTGTATAACATTTCAAACACACCTTCAGTGATTTCGAAATTAGCGCCATACGAATTTTTCTTTCTAATCCTCGCGCCGTAAAGACCGTCATTCAGCGTGGTTAAGTAAAACAGGGAACCATCTTCGTAAACAAATTGCCTGTACAGGAATAGGCTCATTCCGTAGGTTTCAATTTCAATGGCTGCGTCTATTGAGCCTAAATGATTCCCGATCCTGCTGGTACTGTCAAAGTGTACGATATCATCACCTGAGCCGCCTATTGCGCCAGTGACAGCACTGATATAATTTGCGAATCCATCAGGGAAGTTTCCGTCTTCTCCTGCCAGGCCCAGGTCGACTTTACTTCTTCCACCCCATTGTACCTGATGATTAAAGCCTCCATAAAGCTTGAACGTCGAGTTAGCCTTCCCAATGCGGAGATAGAATGCTTTCTCATGGAATTTTAGCCCGCTGGTTATCGGCCTGCCTCGTTCAAAGAGACCATCGGAATAAAACGCCTGAAACGAGATCCATTTTTTTGTGAAAGGAACCGGAACGAAGCGGGTAGTTCCGATGTGGATTTTGGGGATAGGAAGTGCATTCCCGGACCAAGCATAAGAACCAGAACCTAATGTGGAATCGGCCAGTCCCACCCATTGTCTCTTACGGCCGACATAAAATTCCCAATTTTTATATCTTAACGTTGCGTGCAGTTGAGGAAGGAGAACTTTCGAGGTTTCGCCTATATTGGCAACGGCTTCGACTCCGGCCCCAACGCGGAACACATTTCTGCCGGTATTCGCAGACATCGGCCAGTATCCCTCGACTCCACCCCGGACAGAGCCAAAAGGTCCGAGAACCGGTACTACTCCGAATTGATTTGCCTGCTGCCAGAAAGGAGTATAACCGTTCGTGGTACCGAAACCCAGCAATTCAACATAATTAGTTGTAGAATCTGTATATACTTCGGGCTGCTTGTTGTCGGATTGAGAAAAGCCGATAAAAGGCAACAGCAACAAAAAAAGAAAATAATGATATTTCATATAAATACCCTCATGCTTCCGCGACGTGTATAATGTTGCTGTTATGGTAAAAATAGTTATTACTTTTTGGTTTTCATATTGCACTCAAACCGGAAAACCGGGGTCAATCCAGAAAGCCACTCTTTCGAAATCCTAACATCAAGCCGGTTGAATTTTCGTATAAGTCACCAAAATCGGAAGAAATACTTGTGAATACCGCGCCGCCTTTCATAATTCTGACATTTTTTTCTACACTTAATATAACGGATGCCTGCTGTTTCACGGAATCAAAAGAACTGACAAACGACCCCGAGTTGCGTGAATAAGTGCCTTTGAACGCAAGCTTCAGATTCATCCAGGTAGCAGTTATACCAGTATGGAACGCCCACAAACGATTATTATTGGTAAACTCCGATTTACTCCTCGGTAAGTCGTCCCTGGTATTGCCTGCATTTGGAATCAACGGTGTACCAATCCCGCTTCCGTAATATGCCCAGCCACGGTTAAACAAATAGCTGTTATAGTAATTGCCAGTCCGGAAAATATTCAATCCTGAAAGCGGATTTTTGTTGATCTGGTTATGAGTTCCAAGCACTTCCAGCAGGAAGGATTGAAATGCGAAGTAGGACGATCCTTTTGGCAGGGGAGTCAGCCTTTTCACACTTAAACCGTTGAGTCCGTCAGAATAATTGATGATCCTGAACAAAGATCCGGTCTCATAAATATTTTGTCTGTACAAAAAGTAGGACCAGTCTTTTCCTTTCCATTCTCCGCCTATATCTACGGTTCCAAAGTGATTTCCGATCTTTCTATAATCGACTGTCTTGCCGATCACAGTGTACAAGTAAGCCGTCGACGGCTTGAGTTTCCGCAATGGCGTGGTTTCTGCCTCGCCTCCCCATACAGCCTGGTGGTTTACCCCCAGAAATATCTTATAGCGATCGGCCTTACTTCCTAGTCTGATATACAGGCTTTTATGATGGAAGTAGGAGTTGGGGATTTGACTTACACTGCCGTAGTTGATGCTGGTTGAGCCAAGGTAACCATCGGAATACGAAAATTTGAACGCTACAAAATTATTCGTAAAAAAAAGAGGAAAATACTTTGGGATGGCTATTTGAAGTCGGGGGAACGGTCGCGCATTTCCTGCCATGGATAACGAGCCGGAAGTCATTGTTGTGTCCATTAACCCGGATACCATTCTTTTTTGTCCGGTGAGGACCTCGAATATATTTATTTTGGCTGCAACATATGCATCTGATAAAAATACTTTACCTGATTTGCCATAGCTGCCTATCGCCTGAATCCCGCCGCTCCATTGAAATTGCCTCGGGTTATTCGGATTGTAAATTTTGTATATCCCTACATCGGCTAAGCCAAAGTTTCCATCCAAAGGGACGCTTCCATGTTGATTGGCATATTCCCAAAATGGAGTGCGGCCAGTGGCGCCTGCCGCAGTAATTGAACCTTTGTAATAAAGTGTTGAGTCTTGAGAAAACGCATTTAACGCAAAGCAGGAAATGCATAGAATTAGGCAGATTCTAATCTGACAAACAGAAACGGGCATTTAAGATATAGAAGTTATTCCTCCGATGATCGATTGATATTTTGCCAAAGTTATCGGATAAAACCGGATTTCCTCCATCCGACCATCAGTGCAGCGCTATTCGGAAACAACTTGCCAAAATCCGTAGCCAGATCGATGGTCAACCGATCATTTTTTTTATCGAAAAGAGGAATGTTCATTGTAAATAGAAGAGAAGTTTGCCTTACAATCCCGGGAAATTCAGTAGAATAACTCCCGAAATTAAATGAATGGCTGCCTCTGAAGGTGAAATCGGTTTTTCCGTAAGAAGCAGCAAGCCCAAGGTGATAAGCGTACAACCGGTTATTTGGCGTAAAAAGCGTATAGAACGAGCGTAAATCGTCGCGGACTAAGTGCTGCGGTGCTATAAGTGGGGTTCCAAGGCTTCGGCCCCTGTAAGACCAGCCCTTATTATACACGTAATGATTAAAATAGTTATCACGGCCGAAAGTGCCGCTGTTGAAATCGAATATGTTGCCTCCCTGGTTTTTCGTATAAAGGAATTCTATCAGAACCGTATTGATACGAAATGTTTGACTCATATCGCTCGTTTGGTTTCGCTTGATCCTGAAACCGTTAAGACCGTCAGCCAGATTTGATAAATTGCTTAACGAACCGTCTTCATAGACACTTTGTCTATACAAAAAGAAACCCCATTGATCACCCTTCCAGTCTGCGGCGACGTCAATAGTTCCAAAATGATTTCCAACCCTGCTTGACGCCCATGGTTTTCCAAATACGATGTAGTTATACGCTTGCTTCCTTTCCAGGCCACCGCTAAAAATTTTGTCTTCGCCACCCCACATCACCTGATGATTGAATCCGGCAAAAAGATTGAGACGATGCCTGTTACGGCCAAGTTTCAGATATAGCGACTTTTGGTGAAAATAGCTCTCGCTAATCCTGCTAACATTTCCGTAATGAACATCTGCCGGCCCGAACAGTCCGTCGGAATAAGAAAATTTGAATGAAAAGATATCATTCAGGGGCAGGATGCTAACGAAGCGTACCGTGCTGATCTCGATTTTGGGATACGGACGGTAGTTATTAGACATTGCGAAGGACCCGCTGGTCAATAAAGTATCCGCCAGCCCGGTTGCCTGGCTTCTTTGTCCTACACTCAATTCCACCGGTCCGGCTTTTCCTGCAATAAACAAATCAGAAAAAAAGGCAGTTGTTTTTTTTCCAGCATTACCGATTAGTTCAGCGCCACCTGACCATTGAAAAAACCTTGGATTATTTGGATTGTAAACCCTATGAAATCGTGCTTCGAATAATGCGAATGACTTTTGAGTGGGCACAGAGCCGTTTCGGTTGGCATGCAGCCAGAAAGGGACAGACGAAGAAGACGCTGCTGCGGATACCCCAAGAGCGTAGTGAAACGTGGAATCTTGCGAGAAAATCTTCGAGGAAAAAGCTACTGAAATCAGCAGCATTATAAAAGTAACCCTCATCAGATGTGGTTGACTATACCGGTAAAGGACAATAGTGAAGGCACTACCTGCCTCTTTTCCTAAGGATTACAACGGCGGTCAGTAAAATGATCTTGAGTTCCAGAAAAAGACTCCAGTTTTTTATGTAATAGAGATCGTACATCAACTTGTGCCGCGCATCAAAAACTCCCGCACCGTAAGAATACATTACTTGAGCATACCCGGTAATTCCAGGTTTGATATTATGCCGCATATTATAATACGGAATAGTTTCATCGAAAGTCTCAGTAAATACCTGTCTTTCCGGACGTGGGCCAATGAGTGAAAGATCCCTTCTGAAAATATTGATAAGCTGGGGAAGTTCATCTATGCGCGTTTGCCGCATGAATGAGCCGTAAGAGAACGTCCTGCTATCATTTTTCTTGGAGAATGAGGCTCCGTTCTGTTCCGCATCCAGACCCATTGATCTGAACTTAATACATTTGAATGATTCGTTATTCATCCCAACTCTTTCCTGGAAATAGAATATGGGGCCTGGAGACTGCATTTTTATCCTGAAATAGCTCAATATCCAGAGTGGGAATGTGCAGAGAAAGAGAATAATGGAAATGCAAACGTCGATAATTTTTTTCGGATACCTCACCCTCTTCCCGAATGTGGGCAGTGATAATAAATTGGGGTTAATTTCAGATACGTCGTCTGGGATGTAGACTTTCTTAAGGATTTTTTCGCAAAAGTCGTAAACAGTATTAATCCTGATCGACTTGTTTTTTCTGACAACCAGTTCGTAAATAACCCGGTTCCGTCTATCGTATTGTGGATTAGTAACCAGGTGGATCTTCTCAAATTTGTCCAGCAGTGGCCTTACCGTATGGTTCAGCAGATAATCATCGTCTGAACTATGGGGTATAAGAATGATCTCCTTATATTTTTTCAGTAATAAAGCGAGATCGTATTTCTGCAGAAAGTAATCATAACTTGTGACAATCAGTACCTCCTCAGAAACGGAATTTTTACTTAATAAGCGATGAATATACCGTTTCTCCGATACGTATGTATTGCTCATATGTGTGTATTTTTAATGAAAAAAATAGTGTTGTGTTGATTTACGTGTTGGGGACACAAGTTTAGCTATAAAGTTTCTAAAAAGAAAATTATGTTTTTATAAAATAAATATAATTTTTTAATGATGCAATAAGCGAAAACACTTAATAGCGAAATAAGTAAGCGTATCTATCGATGGATTATTGAATTATTTCGATTGACTGCCTTCATGTCATTTGATAAGAGACGGTCACTATTCCGCATGTGCAATATTTCCAATTCGGTTATATGCCTCGAACCATCTGGCAAATATTCCCACACCTTCCTCAATATCAATTTTTGGTACATATCCGGTTGCGCTTTTCAGTGTTTCCGTATCTGCCCAGGTTGACTGAATGTCTCCCGGAGCCATTTCCCGAAAATTCTTGATCGCTTCTTTGCCGAATGCCTTTTCAAGACATGTTATAAAATGCATCAAATCGACCGGTTTGCCATTTCCTATATTAAAAACCTGATATTTAGTGGTGTGATCTGTGTTCAAAACACTGACCATGCCATCAATAATATCATCAATAAACGTAAAGTCACGCTTCATCAGACCGTTATTATAAACGGTAATGGGTTTGCCTTGTGTGATAGCATCCGCAAAAAGAAATGGTGCCATATCAGGCCGGCCCCAGGGACCATAAACCGTGAAAAACCGAAGTCCGATTGTCGTGAAGTTATATAAATGGCTATACGCATGCGCCATCAGTTCATTTGTCTTTTTTGAGGCGGCATAAACATTGATCGGGGTTTCCGATTTTTGCTCCACCGCAAATGGCTGTTCGGTATTTAATCCGTAAACACTGGAGCTGCTTGCATATACCAACTTTTTTGGCGGGAATATCCGGCAGCATTCCAGTACATTAAAAAATCCTTCAACGTTCGATCGGATATAGCTGCGGGGGTTTTCCATGCTGTACCGAATGCCTGCCTGAGCGGCCAGATTTACAACATAATCAAAACGATGAACTTCAAATAGTTGAGCCAGCTCTTCCATGTCAGTCAGATCAAGCTTGCAAAAAATGTAGCTGCTATTTGTGCTTTGGTAAGAATTTCCGTCAGTGTGACCGGCTATTTCGATACCGCATTCACGTAGCCTGTCCATTTTCAGATCAACTGAATAATAATCGTTGATATTATCGATCCCCACCACACTGTGACCATCCTCAATCAGTTTCTTGACCAAGTGAAAACCGATAAAACCTGCTGCACCAGTTACTAGTACTTTCATGACCGATATAACTTAACTATTTGGCTGTAAACTGTCTTCTCAGAGAATTCGTCCAACGCGAGCTGCCTGCTCGACTGACCCATGATCTTCCATTCATCTCGCCTGGACAACATTTTGATTACCGCATCCCTGATCGCCGACGCTGAACGCGGTTCAATGACCAGGCCGTTTTTATCCTGGATAACCGTCAGGTTACAGCCCGGAACATCCGTTGTAATGACCGGCAAACCGCACGCCAGCGCTTCCAGAATACTTCTTGGAATACCTTCCCGGTAATAGCTCGGAAGTATAAAAACGTCCGATGCATGAAGGAACTGGGCTACATTATTCTGCCTTCCCAGAAAACGAATTAAGCTATTTGTTTTAAATTTTTCAATAAAATCGGCGGTAACCGTGCGTGGATTTTTGTGATCAGGTTCACCAATGATGAGTAATTGCAGGTTTTCTTTTAAATCAACAGGCAGCGATTCGAAAGCTTCGGCCAGTTCAGCTATGCCCTTCTCCCAGATCAAGCGGGTAGTGCATAAAAAGGTGATCTTGGAGCTTTTTGGGGATGTTTCAGCAATATCCGGTGAAAATTTTTCAACATCTACACCACTTCCTTTTACCACCTTGATTTTATCCCTGAAATGTTTTTTCAGCAGAAAATCATCATAATCGTCAGGGTTTTGAATAATGACCAGATTGGCGCGGAGGAACTGGATCAGAAAAAGCAGTTGCTGAACAAATTTTAGAAAGCGGTACTTCAGTCCGGTGTTGGCAAAGGCTATCCCCAGCCCGGCAATGTGCAGAACAACTTTTCTGGACGTTAGTATATTTGAAAAAGAATTAATCAGGTTGGGAACGAACTTGAAAGAGTGGACCAATGCGATTTCATTGTCACGGGCGAAGCTGCGAATTTCAAAGATAGTTTTGATAAGATTCAGCGGGTTCGTGTTGTCCCTCTCCAGGCTGGAATTCTGGACTGTAAAACCCTCTTCGTTAATGAGAGAGGTATATGAATCGTGCGGAAGCATGACAAATACCTGATAACCCTCTTGCCTGAGAAATTTCGCGAGAGAAATCCTCGCTTTGAAAAAATCTTCTCCGTCGTGCGCAAGGAGAAGGATGTTTTTATTCGTCATTAAACTGGTATCCCTAGATGAGTAATAAATAAATTGTCCTTAGGAGGGAGTTAGCTGAGCAAATACCAGTTCTTTCTGTGGTTAGAGGTTTCTTTTGCATATAAGTATAGTGTATGGGCTGCAAAAATAAAGTTTATTCTGAAAACAATGTGATGTTCCCGGAATAAACTTTATGATATCTGCAATCTATGGCTGTACAGTCCAGGTCCCGATCATGTGCTTGACCTGCCAGGTGTTTGTAGAGACTTTGTACAAGGTTATGCTACTGCCAATGGTATTACTTTGAATATATTTGCCATTCAC
This Dyadobacter sp. UC 10 DNA region includes the following protein-coding sequences:
- a CDS encoding NAD-dependent epimerase/dehydratase family protein produces the protein MKVLVTGAAGFIGFHLVKKLIEDGHSVVGIDNINDYYSVDLKMDRLRECGIEIAGHTDGNSYQSTNSSYIFCKLDLTDMEELAQLFEVHRFDYVVNLAAQAGIRYSMENPRSYIRSNVEGFFNVLECCRIFPPKKLVYASSSSVYGLNTEQPFAVEQKSETPINVYAASKKTNELMAHAYSHLYNFTTIGLRFFTVYGPWGRPDMAPFLFADAITQGKPITVYNNGLMKRDFTFIDDIIDGMVSVLNTDHTTKYQVFNIGNGKPVDLMHFITCLEKAFGKEAIKNFREMAPGDIQSTWADTETLKSATGYVPKIDIEEGVGIFARWFEAYNRIGNIAHAE
- a CDS encoding glycosyltransferase family 4 protein, translated to MTNKNILLLAHDGEDFFKARISLAKFLRQEGYQVFVMLPHDSYTSLINEEGFTVQNSSLERDNTNPLNLIKTIFEIRSFARDNEIALVHSFKFVPNLINSFSNILTSRKVVLHIAGLGIAFANTGLKYRFLKFVQQLLFLIQFLRANLVIIQNPDDYDDFLLKKHFRDKIKVVKGSGVDVEKFSPDIAETSPKSSKITFLCTTRLIWEKGIAELAEAFESLPVDLKENLQLLIIGEPDHKNPRTVTADFIEKFKTNSLIRFLGRQNNVAQFLHASDVFILPSYYREGIPRSILEALACGLPVITTDVPGCNLTVIQDKNGLVIEPRSASAIRDAVIKMLSRRDEWKIMGQSSRQLALDEFSEKTVYSQIVKLYRS